A section of the Paralichthys olivaceus isolate ysfri-2021 chromosome 14, ASM2471397v2, whole genome shotgun sequence genome encodes:
- the foxg1b gene encoding forkhead box protein G1b: protein MEDVKDSPTVHRSSSFSIKSLLLPSKCDRPDSVVAAAGVPGTFSPSPGSDSERSLDPPEVDSTAAALDPEKPGKEEHGDEEGDGGGGGEGDGAKATQEQNSTGTNSGKNGKYDKPPFSYNALIMMAIRQSPEKRLTLNGIYEFIMKNFPYYREHKQGWQNSIRHNLSLNKCFVKVPRHYDDPGKGNYWMLDPSSDDVFIGGTTGKLRRRSATSRGKLAMKRGLRFAPLGLGINERANNPLYWQISPFLSLHHHHHHHPHYNGSSPGFLNQAAGYGSLLPAVEQLSNGDLGRSILGGSAAGALGLTNSYGMSTSPVGLLSGQTAGYFVSGTQHSAAGPTGGGGGGGPPPPPHLQQGAPGFGGLASSSSPQSLLSDSLRNSSIPAFSPGVSAGFPGMLSHQKRVTPNAFLN from the coding sequence ATGGAGGATGTAAAAGACTCGCCGACCGTCCACCGGTCCTCCTCCTTCAGCATCAAGAGCCTCCTGCTGCCCTCCAAGTGCGACAGACCCGACTCCGTTGTAGCTGCCGCCGGTGTCCCCGGGACCTTCTCCCCGTCACCGGGCTCCGACTCTGAGAGGTCGCTGGACCCGCCGGAGGTGGACTCCACGGCCGCGGCTCTGGACCCGGAGAAACCGGGCAAGGAGGAGCACGGGGACGAGGAGGGggacggaggaggaggcggagaggGGGACGGTGCCAAGGCGACGCAGGAGCAGAACAGTACCGGTACCAACAGCGGGAAAAACGGGAAATACGACAAACCTCCGTTCAGCTACAACGCGCTGATCATGATGGCCATCAGACAGAGCCCCGAGAAGAGGCTCACCCTGAACGGCATCTACGAGTTCATCATGAAGAACTTCCCGTACTACCGGGAGCACAAGCAGGGCTGGCAGAACTCCATCCGCCACAACCTCAGCCTCAATAAGTGCTTCGTCAAGGTGCCCAGACACTACGACGACCCGGGGAAGGGCAACTACTGGATGCTGGACCCCAGCAGCGACGACGTGTTCATCGGGGGAACCACCGGGAAGCTCCGGCGGCGCTCCGCCACCTCCCGGGGCAAACTGGCGATGAAGCGCGGGCTGCGCTTCGCTCCTCTCGGGTTGGGGATTAACGAGCGGGCGAACAACCCGCTGTACTGGCAGATCTCTCCGTTCCTCTCCCtgcaccatcaccaccaccaccacccgcaCTACAACGGATCCTCACCCGgctttttgaaccaggctgcgGGCTACGGGTCGCTGCTGCCCGCGGTGGAGCAGCTGAGTAACGGGGACCTGGGGCGCTCCATCCTCGGCGGGTCGGCCGCGGGGGCGCTGGGCCTGACGAACAGTTACGGGATGAGCACGTCTCCGGTTGGGCTGCTCTCCGGGCAGACGGCCGGGTACTTTGTCTCAGGGACTCAACACTCGGCTGCGGGACcgacgggaggaggaggaggaggaggacctcCGCCGCCGCCGCACCTCCAGCAGGGCGCACCGGGGTTCGGCGGCCTGGCCTCCAGCAGCTCCCCGCAGTCCCTGCTCTCAGACTCCCTCAGAAACAGCTCCATACCGGCCTTCTCCCCGGGCGTGTCCGCGGGGTTCCCCGGGATGCTGTCCCATCAAAAGAGGGTGACTCCAAACGCTTTCCTAAACTga